Proteins co-encoded in one Pseudomonas beijingensis genomic window:
- the lpxH gene encoding UDP-2,3-diacylglucosamine diphosphatase, giving the protein MILLISDLHLEEERPDITRAFLDLIATRARSAQALYILGDFFEAWIGDDAMTPFQRSICQALRELSDSGTAIFLMHGNRDFMLGQAFCKAAGCTLLKDPSVVQLNGEPVLLMHGDSLCTRDEGYMKLRRWLRNPVTLFILRHLPLGSRQKLARKLRSESRTQTRMKANDIVDVTPEEIPRIMQQYGVRTLVHGHTHRPAIHKLQLGEHAARRIVLGDWDKQGWALQVDEQGFALAPFGFGNAQLALPSH; this is encoded by the coding sequence GTGATACTGCTGATTTCAGATTTGCATCTGGAAGAGGAGCGCCCGGACATTACCCGGGCGTTTCTGGATTTGATCGCCACACGCGCCCGCTCGGCGCAAGCGTTGTACATTCTGGGCGACTTTTTTGAAGCCTGGATCGGCGACGATGCCATGACGCCGTTCCAGCGTTCCATCTGCCAGGCCCTGCGCGAATTGAGCGACAGCGGCACGGCCATTTTCCTGATGCACGGCAATCGCGACTTCATGCTGGGGCAGGCCTTTTGCAAAGCGGCTGGCTGCACCCTGCTCAAGGACCCGAGTGTCGTGCAGCTCAACGGCGAGCCGGTGCTGCTGATGCACGGCGACAGCCTCTGCACCCGCGACGAAGGCTACATGAAACTGCGGCGCTGGCTGCGCAACCCGGTCACGCTGTTCATCCTGCGCCACCTGCCGCTGGGCAGCCGCCAGAAACTGGCGCGCAAACTGCGCAGCGAAAGCCGCACGCAGACACGCATGAAAGCCAATGACATCGTCGACGTCACGCCCGAAGAGATCCCGCGGATCATGCAGCAATACGGCGTGAGGACCTTGGTCCACGGCCATACCCACCGCCCCGCCATCCACAAGCTGCAACTGGGCGAACACGCAGCGAGACGCATCGTGCTGGGGGATTGGGACAAACAAGGCTGGGCATTGCAGGTGGATGAACAGGGGTTCGCGTTGGCGCCGTTTGGTTTTGGTAATGCGCAGTTGGCGTTGCCAAGCCATTAA
- a CDS encoding peptidylprolyl isomerase gives MSKVKLSTNHGDIVLELNAEKAPLTVANFIEYVNAGHYENTVFHRVIGNFMIQGGGFEPGMKEKKDKRPSIQNEADNGLPNEKYTVAMARTMEPHSASAQFFINVADNSFLNHSSKTTQGWGYAVFGKVVEGTDVVDKIKGVSTTSKAGHQDVPAEDVIIEKAEIIE, from the coding sequence ATGAGCAAAGTCAAACTGTCCACCAACCACGGCGACATCGTCCTGGAACTGAACGCTGAGAAAGCGCCGCTGACCGTGGCCAACTTCATCGAATACGTCAACGCCGGCCACTACGAAAACACCGTTTTCCACCGCGTCATCGGCAACTTCATGATCCAGGGCGGCGGTTTCGAGCCAGGCATGAAAGAAAAGAAAGACAAGCGCCCAAGCATCCAGAACGAAGCCGACAACGGCCTGCCGAACGAAAAGTACACCGTTGCCATGGCCCGTACCATGGAGCCGCATTCGGCTTCCGCGCAGTTTTTCATCAACGTGGCGGACAACAGCTTCCTGAACCACAGCAGCAAGACCACCCAGGGCTGGGGCTACGCAGTATTCGGCAAAGTGGTTGAAGGCACCGATGTGGTCGACAAGATCAAAGGCGTTTCCACCACTTCCAAGGCCGGCCACCAGGACGTGCCAGCAGAAGACGTGATCATCGAGAAAGCCGAGATCATTGAGTGA
- a CDS encoding glutamine--tRNA ligase/YqeY domain fusion protein, whose translation MSKPTVDPTSNSKTGPAVPVNFLRPIIQADLDSGKHTQIVTRFPPEPNGYLHIGHAKSICVNFGLAQEFGGVTHLRFDDTNPAKEDQEYIDAIESDVKWLGFEWSGEVRYASQYFDQLHDWAVELIKAGNAYVCDLTPEQAKEYRGSLTEPGKNSPFRERSVEENLDLFARMRAGEFPDGARVLRAKIDMASPNMNLRDPIMYRIRHAHHHQTGDKWCIYPNYDFTHGQSDAIEGITHSICTLEFESHRPLYEWFLEHLPVPATPRQYEFSRLNLNYTITSKRKLKQLVDEKHVNGWDDPRMSTLSGFRRRGYTPKSIRNFCEMVGTNRSDGVVDFGMLEFSIRDDLDHSAPRAMCVLRPLKVVITNYPEGQVENLELPRHPKEDMGVRVLPFAREIYIDRDDFMEEPPKGYKRLEPAGEVRLRGSYVIRADEAIKDADGNIVELRCSYDPDTLGKNPEGRKVKGVIHWVPAAASVECEVRLYDRLFRSPNPEKAEDSASFLDNINPDSLQVLTGCRAEPSLGNAQPEDRFQFEREGYFCADIKDSKPGAPVFNRTVTLRDSWGQ comes from the coding sequence ATGAGCAAGCCCACTGTCGACCCTACCTCGAATTCCAAGACCGGCCCGGCCGTGCCGGTCAATTTCCTGCGCCCGATCATCCAGGCGGACCTGGACTCGGGTAAGCACACACAGATCGTCACTCGTTTCCCGCCGGAGCCCAACGGCTACCTGCACATCGGCCATGCCAAGTCGATCTGCGTGAATTTCGGCCTGGCCCAGGAGTTCGGCGGCGTCACGCACCTGCGTTTCGACGACACCAACCCGGCCAAGGAAGACCAGGAATACATCGACGCGATCGAAAGCGACGTCAAGTGGCTGGGTTTCGAATGGTCCGGTGAGGTGCGCTACGCCTCGCAATATTTCGACCAGTTGCACGACTGGGCGGTGGAACTGATCAAGGCTGGCAACGCCTACGTGTGTGACCTGACCCCCGAGCAGGCCAAGGAATACCGCGGCAGCCTGACCGAGCCGGGCAAGAACAGCCCGTTCCGTGAGCGCAGCGTGGAAGAGAACCTGGACCTGTTCGCCCGCATGCGCGCCGGTGAATTCCCGGACGGTGCACGGGTGCTGCGCGCCAAGATCGACATGGCCTCGCCGAACATGAACCTGCGCGACCCGATCATGTACCGCATCCGTCACGCCCATCACCACCAGACCGGCGACAAATGGTGCATCTACCCCAACTATGACTTCACCCATGGTCAGTCGGACGCCATCGAAGGCATCACCCATTCGATCTGCACCCTGGAGTTCGAAAGCCATCGCCCGTTGTACGAGTGGTTCCTCGAGCACCTGCCCGTGCCGGCCACCCCGCGCCAGTACGAATTCAGCCGCTTGAACCTGAACTACACCATCACCAGCAAGCGCAAGCTCAAGCAACTGGTGGACGAGAAGCACGTCAACGGTTGGGATGACCCGCGCATGTCGACGCTGTCGGGCTTCCGTCGTCGTGGTTACACGCCAAAGTCGATCCGCAACTTCTGCGAGATGGTCGGCACCAACCGTTCCGACGGTGTGGTGGACTTCGGCATGCTGGAATTCAGCATCCGCGATGACCTGGACCACAGCGCTCCGCGTGCCATGTGCGTGCTGCGTCCGCTGAAAGTCGTGATCACCAATTACCCGGAAGGCCAGGTCGAGAACCTCGAGCTGCCGCGTCACCCGAAAGAAGACATGGGCGTGCGCGTCCTGCCGTTCGCCCGGGAAATCTACATCGATCGCGATGACTTCATGGAAGAGCCGCCAAAAGGTTACAAGCGCCTGGAGCCGGCCGGCGAAGTGCGCCTGCGTGGCAGCTACGTGATCCGCGCTGACGAAGCGATCAAGGACGCCGACGGCAACATCGTCGAACTGCGTTGCTCCTATGACCCCGACACCCTGGGCAAGAACCCGGAAGGTCGCAAGGTCAAGGGCGTGATCCACTGGGTGCCGGCCGCCGCCAGCGTCGAGTGCGAAGTGCGCCTGTACGATCGCCTGTTCCGTTCGCCGAATCCGGAAAAGGCTGAAGACAGCGCCAGCTTCCTGGACAACATCAACCCTGACTCCCTGCAAGTACTCACGGGTTGTCGTGCCGAGCCTTCGTTGGGCAACGCACAGCCGGAAGACCGTTTCCAGTTCGAGCGCGAAGGTTATTTCTGCGCGGATATCAAGGACTCGAAACCCGGTGCTCCGGTATTCAACCGTACCGTGACCTTGCGCGATTCCTGGGGTCAGTGA